In Clostridia bacterium, the genomic stretch GCCGTCAGAAAGACTTCGACCCGGTACGTTTTTCCGTCCCTGAATACATCTCTGTCCGGGTTCAGCGTGATACTGCCGCCGCCTGTCGCATCATTCCAGTAAATGCCGTTTCGGGTACCGAATAGGTTGTATAAACCGCAGCGGGAGCCGCCCGGCAATACCGCCGTATAGTCCGGGGACGCGCCGGCCACGGGCGCGTCCAGTGTAACGGAAACGGAGGTGATCTCCTCTATCAACGGGAAGGTGTACTCGACCATGAGCTGGCCCGAGGCCTGCAGATGAGCCTCTGCGGGTTTTCCGTTTACCGTGGCTTCGGTGCTGTCGGAAAAACGGCAGCCCTTCTGCGCCGTCAGATAGACCGTGACCTCGTAGCGGCGTCCTGCCTGAAATACGCCGCTGTCTATACTTAAATATGTCGTGCCGCTCGTCACGTCGCTCCACATTATGTCATTTTTGTATATGCCGCTGCTGTACGTATCGGAGTAGTAAACGGCGCCCGGGGGAAACTCTGCCGTATAGTCGGGACGCTTGCCTGCGTTTGGCGCGTCCAGCTTGACGGAAACGCAGTCGATAAGGGGGTCCTTCACCGACGTGAAGGTATACGTGAGTTTGTAATATCCCAGGCTCGTCATTATGCCGTCGGCTTGTTCGCCGTTCACTATGGGATGCGTGGCTCCGGTGAGCTCATAGCCCGTCTCTGCCCACAGTTCAATAATGACCGAGTACCGGTGTCCGGCCTTGAATACATCGCCTTTGCCCGGCATCAAAGATTTATTTGCGGTCTCATCGCGCCAGTGGATGCCGTTTTGGTAATAAGCGTTGCCCGGCTGATAGTTTTTAGCGTAGTAATGCGAGCCGTCCGGAAACTCCGGCGTGTAGTCAGGCGACATCCCGGCCACGGGCACGTCCAGCATGACGGAGGCATCTTTGATTTTGTCCGCCGCCAGAGCCGTCGCAGGCAGAAGCCCCGCCAGCATGAAAAGGGCGAGGAGGAGGCCGAGAAGCTTATGCATTCTGCTTTTCATATCAACACCTCGTTTCTTTGGATTTGACGGTATTTGAATCATATAATAATTGTATCATTTCGGCTCAGGGATTGCAACATACCTTTTTTGTACGGACGCCGCGCCTTGCGGCACGGCCGTTTTAAGCCCGCGGGCAAAGATCCGCGCGCAAAAAAACGGGCAGAGCGTTTTTGCTCTGCCCGTTTGCATAGCTTTTTTTCAAAAAGGCTTATTTGTACATGAATATGCCTTCGCGGATGATCTCGGATACGGTCGGATGCGGGAATACTATCTTCTTTATAGCGTCGATGTCGAGATCGCAGGTGATCATTGCAGCCACGCCGTAGATGAACTCGGAAGCGTAGTTTGCAAGGATGTGAGCGCCTACGAGCTTGTTGGTGTCAACGTCAACGATGAGCTTGCATACGCCGGCGCCGCCCTCGTTCTCTGCAACCCAACGTCCGCTGTAAGCCATGGGAAGCTTAACGACCTTTATGTTTATACCCTTTTCCTTTGCAACTTCCTCGGTGTAGCCTACGGAACCGAGCTCGGGGTTCGTGTAGATAACGCCGGGGATCGCATTGTACTTCATTTCGTCAGCGACGCCGAGGATCGTATTAACCGCAACCTCTGCCTCTCTGTAAGCCGTGTGAGCCAGCATGGAGGTGCCGTTTACGTCGCCTACAGCGTAGATGCCGGGAACGTTGGTCTTCATCTGAGCGTCGGTAACAACTGCGCCGCGATTTAATTCAACGCCCATCTCTTCAAGGCCTAAGCCCTTCGTGTTAGCCTTGCGGCCGATGGAAAGGAGGACCTTATCGGCAGGAAGCTTCTTCGTCTCGCCGTCCTGCTCGTACTCGATACCGTCCTTGAGTATCTTTGTAACCTTTGCATTAAGATGGAACTTAACGCCCTTCTTCTCATACTCTTTCTGGAGCA encodes the following:
- the lpdA gene encoding dihydrolipoyl dehydrogenase; translated protein: MIYDVIVLGGGPGGYLAAERAGHAGLNVLLIEKRALGGTCLNEGCVPTKTFLYSAKIFDYANGVGSHYGVSVENPKIDHSFVVKRKNKVVKTLVGGVGFTMKQAKVTVKYAEGKLCAKTDDGFMVEAGGETFEGKNIIIATGSEAFVPPFFEGIKEAVESGFAVTNREILDLEEVPKEFVVIGGGVIGLELASYFNSVGSNVNVVEMLPKIAGPNDNEISKMLQKEYEKKGVKFHLNAKVTKILKDGIEYEQDGETKKLPADKVLLSIGRKANTKGLGLEEMGVELNRGAVVTDAQMKTNVPGIYAVGDVNGTSMLAHTAYREAEVAVNTILGVADEMKYNAIPGVIYTNPELGSVGYTEEVAKEKGINIKVVKLPMAYSGRWVAENEGGAGVCKLIVDVDTNKLVGAHILANYASEFIYGVAAMITCDLDIDAIKKIVFPHPTVSEIIREGIFMYK